A window of Methylomonas sp. 11b genomic DNA:
TGGCGGAGCTGCTTGTAAAATTGCCGGATACCTTGATCTTGGATTCACCTAAAAAGCAATGGTTGTCAGCGTTGCGGCAATTATTGGCGGATAAAACATGAGCCAGCGTCGGGAAGTTGAGGCGCGATTAGCCTTGTTCGACGATTTGTCCGGCATTCTCGGCGCGATGCGCAGTTTTGCCTTGGCTGAGCTGCGGAAAGTGGGTAGGCGCGAGGCCGCGCAGCAACAAGTCGTGCAATCGTTGCAGACGGCCTTGGCCGATTTGGCCGATAGCTTGCCGGAGCCGGCTTTAAGCTCGCCCGCCAACGACATCTGGCTGTTATTCGGTTCCGTGCGCGGCTTTTGCGGCAGCTTTAACGAAGACGTGATGCGCTACTGGCGAACAGAATCCACTCAGCAAGGCCCATTGATTCTAGTTGGTGAACGCCTGCACCAAATGGTTGAGGAGCGCGCCGCATTGCAACGGCTGCGCGGTGCCGACGGCGGTTTGGATGCGCCGGCCGCGATAGATAGTATTCTGGCGGCGGTCGCGGAACTGCGCGGGGTCGAGTTTGGGTTGATAGCCTGTGTGCGTGACGAACAAGGTGCGCGCAGCCAACGTCTTTGGCCGCTGTCTGATGTGGCTAGTAGCGCCAGGCTAAACCCGCCGTTGACGTTCGCACCGCCGGCGGAAGTGGCCCAAGGCGTTGCCGAACATTATCTGTTTCACAGCCTGCTGGCCTTATTGTTGCGCTCGATTCGGGTGGAAAACCACATGCGGCTGATGCAGATGGAAACCGCGTTGCGACATCTTGAGCGCGGCGGCGAAGAATTACAACGACAACGCAATCGGCTGCGCCAGGAAGAAATCGTCGAGGAAATCGAGTTGATGGTGGGTCGGCGTTAGATAATTCGGCTGTAGTCTAATATGAGCTATTCATAGCTTATTAGCGTTGCAGATCTTCCTGTTTGAAGTCTCGTCGCTTGTGGATTACGCCATGGATATAAACGGTTTCGCCGATTGTTTCGTAAAGTATCCGGTATGAATATATGCCGATTTCGCGCACATTTTCCTCGCCAATTTCGGAAACTGTCCGGCCCAGCTTTGGCATGGTCGCCAGTACATCCACTTTAGCGAGAATGTCTTGCGTTACGCGGTTTGCGTAGAGTTTGGAATCACGAGCAATAAATTGATGTATCGAGTGGAGGTCTTCGCGCGCGGGTTTTGACCAAACAATCACCATTGTTCGATTTCGCGCTTTAACTCTTCTTGGTGAATGAATTGGCCTTCAGTGATAGCTTCGCGGCTTTTACGTAACTTGTCGACGACGTAAAGCTGATACATGATTTCGTCAATGTCTGCGTTGTCAGGCAAACGGTCAATCGATTCCAGCGCTTCCTGTTTTAGAGTGGGTGTTTGCATGAATAGACTCCCATTGATGAATGGAGCTACACCATAAGACGCAATCAATAGGACGTCAATACGATATTGGCGTGGCGTTGACGCGATTAACCCGCCAATAAAGCAAATTTATAAACCATACTTCCGCCGCTTCCGCCAAAAAGTCGCCCGACTCATCCCCGCATATTGCGCGGCCTGTTCCAGATTGTCCGGGTTATTTTCCAAGGCTTCTCGGATCAATTCCGCTTCGTTTTGACTTTTCGGGCGTGCTGTAAGGTGTTGGTCAATCGTTGCTGTCGGTCTAAGCGGCTCGCGGAACTCGGGCGGCAAATCGCCTATGCTTAGCTCGCTGTCGCGGCCCACCGCATAAGCGTATTCGACGACATTATTCAATTCCCGAACATTGCCCGGCCAGCGGTAATCCAACAGCAGGCGCATCGCTTCCGGCGCGATGCTGTCGATATGGCGATGGCCTTGGGTGTTATGCCGGTCTATCAGATATTGCAGCAACAGGCTGATGTCCTGGCGACGTTCGCGCAGCGGCGGCAGAAAGATCGGCACGACCCGTAAGCGGTACATCAAATCCTCTCGAAACCGGCCGGCCTTGACCTCTTCGCGCAGCGATCTATGCGTGGCGGCGATAATCCGCACATCGACGCTGACGGCGCTATCGCCGCCGACCGGGATGAAATTGCGTTCTTGTATCACGCGCAATAGTTTGGCTTGCAGTTCCAATGGCAGTTCCGCTATTTCATCTAAAAACAGCGTGCCGCCGTTGGCGCGTTGAAACAGGCCGGCATGGTTACGTACCGCGCCGGTGAATGCGCCTTTCACATGGCCGAATAACTCGCTTTCCAACAGGCTGGGGGTCAAGGCCGCGCAGTTGATGGCCAGAAAGGGTTGATAGTGACGCGGGCTTTCCAAATGCAGCGCATGTGCCACCATCTCTTTACCGGTGCCGGATTCGCCGCGGATCAACACGGTGGCTTCGGTTTCGGCGACGTTGCGAATAATTTTGATGGCCTCTTTCATCGCCGGGTCACGCGACAGAATGCCGTGAAAGCTGTCGCTGTCGTCCGGTTTTTGCTCGGGCGCTGTGTCGCTTTGCGCTTGCAGAAATTCAATCGCCCCGGCGAAGCCGCCATTGCTGTCGTAGAAGGCGCGGGCGGTTCGATAACAATTCAGCGTCCGGCCATCCGGGCGATGTATCCGTACCGCTTGCGACTTGACGATGCCGAGTTCGGCCAGGTTGCAGGGGTCGTTGTCGCTGTCGCAATTCAGTGCGGTCTTGCAAGGCTTGCCGATGGTCTCGGTCGCGCTCAGGCCGAACAATTGTTCGGCACCTTTGCTCCACAGCAAAATGTCGCTATTGCTGTCCACAATAAAGGCCGCACCGCTTTCGAATAAGTCGGTCAACACTTCTACGACTTGATCGGCGCCGATTTGGCCGAGCCAACGTTTGAATAGGGGCGAGGAGGATGCCATGCGGAGTATCTTGTCTTGTTTCAGGGATGTTTCAAGTGTATCAGTATTGTTTCAGTATTTCATATTGAAACATCGTCTGTGGCCGTTGCGAGGCCATGCTATGGAATCTATCGACTTATCAATCCAAGAGATGAAAAATAAAATATTCGTTTAAAACAAACACATATCTGTATTTTGTCCACGTTCTGCAGAGCTGATTTTATAAGTAGTGCGGAGATAAAGGCTGCCGATAAGCTGGCACGAGTATTGATATGCAAACCCTATATTCTTCTTATTTTGCGATAAACGAGGCTGGTCATGATTTTCAGACAACTCTTCGAAACAGAAACCTCTACCTACAGTTATTTGTTGGGCTGCGAACGCAGCCGTCGCGCTTGCTTGATCGATCCGGTCGCTTCGGAGCTGCCGATTTACATCGATCTACTGCAAAGCCTGAATCTGAAGCTGATTTACACCTTCGAAACTCATGTGCATGCCGATCACATCACCGGCGCCGGTTTGCTGCGCGAAAAACTTGGCAGCAAGAGCGTGGTGCATCGGGATGCCGGCGCGCTCTGCGCGGATTTGCTGGTCACTGATGGAGTATTGTTGCAAGTTGGCGATCTGGATATTCAGGTACGGCATACCCCCGGCCATACCGGCGGTTGCGTCAGTTACGTGATGGCCGACCGGGTGTTTACCGGCGATGCCTTGCTGATCGGCGGCAGCGGCCGTACCGATTTCCAGCAAGGCGATGCCGGCCAGCTTTACGACAGTATCACCGGCAAATTGTTTACTTTGCCCCCTGATACTTTGGTTTATCCGGGACACGATTACCAGGGCAATACCGTGTCCACTATCAAACAGGAAATGGCTAAAAACCCCCGCGTGGGTCAAGGCCGCACGCGTGTTGAGTTCATAGCGATCATGAGCGAATTGAAGCTGGCGTATCCCAAGTTTATCGATCAGGCGCTGCCGGCCAATCAGTCTTGTGGGACGCTGGCCGAGTAGGCGGAGTTAACCGATGATCCTGACGCTGATCTTGGCAATCTGTATCGGCTTGCTGCTGGGGCTGTTGGGTGGCGGCGGCTCGATTTTGACGGTGCCGATGCTGGTATATGTGCTGCATGTGCCGCCCAAGACGGCCATCGTTACCTCTTTTGTGGTGGTGGGCGTCTCCAGCTTGATGGCGTTAATTCCGCATGCGCGGCGCGGCCATGTTTGCTGGAAAAGCGCTCTGGTATTCGGTTTGGCCGGCATGTTAGGCGCATTCGGTGGCGGTCGCTTGGCCGGGCATTTTTCCGGCGAATGGCTGATGGTGTTTTTTGGGGCGATTACCTTTTTGACCGGCCTGGCGATGATCTTCAAGAGAGCGCCTAGCGAGCCAACTATTGAGCAGGCACTACCGATGTGTCCTTTACAAACACCGATATTGCGTTTGTTGTTCGATGGGATTTTGGTCGGCGGTTTGACCGGTCTAGTGGGGGTCGGCGGCGGATTTTTGATCGTGCCCGCATTGACCTTGTTGGTGGGTTTGCCGATGCCGGCGGCGATCGGTACCTCGTTACTGGTTATCGTGATGAACGCCACCGCCGGCTTGAGCGGTTACGCCAATCACGCACAGCTGGATATCGAGTTGATGGTGCTGGTCACCGCCGGTGCGGTATGCGGCAGTTTTCTGGGTGGTTGGTTATCCAACTTTATTAGTGCGGCGGTGTTACGGCGCGGGTTCGGCTGGTTCGTGATGGTGGTGGCGGTTTACGTGTTGTTTAACGCCGTGAGTTGGCAACTGTTGGCATCTTTAGCGGTGTGGCAGGATGACGAACTTGCCTGGCGACGGGTGTTGGCCGGCTTAGCTGCCATCTTGGCACTAGGCCTAATCGGCAATCGTATTCATAGCCGTAAACCGCGTATAGAAGCGGTGCCAATGCCGCCTCGGCAGCACCTGTAAATTAGGCTAGACTAATATTGACGGTTGTGTTAGACCGTCACATTAGCCATCCGGTGTTAACCGCTTGGCGCATAACTATAAAAAACGTTTGAGGAGGGTATATGTCTTATTCATTCAATAAGTCCCGTCGGCGCTTTTTCGCGCAAAGTGGAGCCGGATTAATGGCGTGGGCGGCAACGCCCGCGTGGCTGCGGGCCATGGAAAACATGGGCGACATGCCGAAAATGCCGCCGAGAAAAGCCTCGGCCAATTTTCACCCGGATGTGGAATTAGACTTGATCTGCAAACCTGGCTCGGTCGCTATTTTGCCCGGCCAGCCCACGCGGGTGCAGCAATACTTTGCCAAATTGGTGAAGGGACCGGCGCAGACCTTGACCGAAATTCCCGGTTCTTACCTGGGGCCGGTGCTGCGCTTTGAGAAAGGCCAGAAGATTCGAATCAATCTGCACAATCAGCTTAACGAGCCCAGTATCACCCACTGGCATGGTTTGCACGTGCCTGCCGAAGTGGATGGTCATCCGCTGTACACGATAGATAGCGGTCAAGTGTTTGTGTATGAGTTTGAAATGCTCAATCGGGCCAGCATGAATATCTACCATCCCCACCCGCACAACACCACGGCGGAACAGGTTTATCACGGCCTGGCGGGCGCCATTTTGGTGAACGACGAGGAAGAACGGCGTCTGGAATTGCCCGGCGGCGAATACGAAGTACCTATCGTCATTCAAGATAAATTGTTTGACGACAATAACCAACTCGTCTACGTGCGGCATATGCGCGATCGGATGATGGGTTTTTACGGCGACCGGATTTTGGTTAACGGTCGCCCGAATTTTCAACTCGACGTGGCCAGTCGAGCTTATCGTTTCCGCGTCCTCAACGGCTCAACGGCGCGCATCTACAAACTGGCTTGGGACGACAAATCGCCTATTACCGTCATCGGCACCGATGGCGGCTTGCTGGAAGCACCGGTCAATAAACCTTACGTGATGCTGGCCCCCGGCGAACGTTTAGATATTTGGGTGGATTTCAGCGGGCGTAAAGTCGGCTCTCAGCTTGTATTGCGTAGCCGTTCTTTTTCTGGCGTGTTGCCGGGAATGGCCGAACGGATGATGGGCGGTGGCCAAGGCCAAAAAGGTCGCATGGGTGGTGGCATGGGCATGCATGCCAGTGTTTTGCCGTTGGGGAGCGACTATCCGATATTTACCGTAAAAGTTACTCGTCAGGTGAGTGATAGCCCAAAATTACCTAACAGCTTGGCGCAAATTAGTCATTACAGTTTAAGCGACACAGCTAATCCCGGTAAACCGGTGCCTATCGCTATTTCGGAAGGGCCCATGCGCATGGTTTTAAATGGCCGGCCCTATGCCTATAACGATATTTTACCCAGCGAGCGCATTCCGCTGAATACCGTGCAATTGCTGGAGATTTTTCATGTGCACGGCGGT
This region includes:
- a CDS encoding F0F1 ATP synthase subunit gamma is translated as MSQRREVEARLALFDDLSGILGAMRSFALAELRKVGRREAAQQQVVQSLQTALADLADSLPEPALSSPANDIWLLFGSVRGFCGSFNEDVMRYWRTESTQQGPLILVGERLHQMVEERAALQRLRGADGGLDAPAAIDSILAAVAELRGVEFGLIACVRDEQGARSQRLWPLSDVASSARLNPPLTFAPPAEVAQGVAEHYLFHSLLALLLRSIRVENHMRLMQMETALRHLERGGEELQRQRNRLRQEEIVEEIELMVGRR
- a CDS encoding type II toxin-antitoxin system RelE/ParE family toxin, with amino-acid sequence MVIVWSKPAREDLHSIHQFIARDSKLYANRVTQDILAKVDVLATMPKLGRTVSEIGEENVREIGIYSYRILYETIGETVYIHGVIHKRRDFKQEDLQR
- a CDS encoding sigma-54 interaction domain-containing protein; amino-acid sequence: MASSSPLFKRWLGQIGADQVVEVLTDLFESGAAFIVDSNSDILLWSKGAEQLFGLSATETIGKPCKTALNCDSDNDPCNLAELGIVKSQAVRIHRPDGRTLNCYRTARAFYDSNGGFAGAIEFLQAQSDTAPEQKPDDSDSFHGILSRDPAMKEAIKIIRNVAETEATVLIRGESGTGKEMVAHALHLESPRHYQPFLAINCAALTPSLLESELFGHVKGAFTGAVRNHAGLFQRANGGTLFLDEIAELPLELQAKLLRVIQERNFIPVGGDSAVSVDVRIIAATHRSLREEVKAGRFREDLMYRLRVVPIFLPPLRERRQDISLLLQYLIDRHNTQGHRHIDSIAPEAMRLLLDYRWPGNVRELNNVVEYAYAVGRDSELSIGDLPPEFREPLRPTATIDQHLTARPKSQNEAELIREALENNPDNLEQAAQYAGMSRATFWRKRRKYGL
- a CDS encoding MBL fold metallo-hydrolase, with protein sequence MIFRQLFETETSTYSYLLGCERSRRACLIDPVASELPIYIDLLQSLNLKLIYTFETHVHADHITGAGLLREKLGSKSVVHRDAGALCADLLVTDGVLLQVGDLDIQVRHTPGHTGGCVSYVMADRVFTGDALLIGGSGRTDFQQGDAGQLYDSITGKLFTLPPDTLVYPGHDYQGNTVSTIKQEMAKNPRVGQGRTRVEFIAIMSELKLAYPKFIDQALPANQSCGTLAE
- a CDS encoding sulfite exporter TauE/SafE family protein — its product is MILTLILAICIGLLLGLLGGGGSILTVPMLVYVLHVPPKTAIVTSFVVVGVSSLMALIPHARRGHVCWKSALVFGLAGMLGAFGGGRLAGHFSGEWLMVFFGAITFLTGLAMIFKRAPSEPTIEQALPMCPLQTPILRLLFDGILVGGLTGLVGVGGGFLIVPALTLLVGLPMPAAIGTSLLVIVMNATAGLSGYANHAQLDIELMVLVTAGAVCGSFLGGWLSNFISAAVLRRGFGWFVMVVAVYVLFNAVSWQLLASLAVWQDDELAWRRVLAGLAAILALGLIGNRIHSRKPRIEAVPMPPRQHL
- a CDS encoding multicopper oxidase family protein is translated as MSYSFNKSRRRFFAQSGAGLMAWAATPAWLRAMENMGDMPKMPPRKASANFHPDVELDLICKPGSVAILPGQPTRVQQYFAKLVKGPAQTLTEIPGSYLGPVLRFEKGQKIRINLHNQLNEPSITHWHGLHVPAEVDGHPLYTIDSGQVFVYEFEMLNRASMNIYHPHPHNTTAEQVYHGLAGAILVNDEEERRLELPGGEYEVPIVIQDKLFDDNNQLVYVRHMRDRMMGFYGDRILVNGRPNFQLDVASRAYRFRVLNGSTARIYKLAWDDKSPITVIGTDGGLLEAPVNKPYVMLAPGERLDIWVDFSGRKVGSQLVLRSRSFSGVLPGMAERMMGGGQGQKGRMGGGMGMHASVLPLGSDYPIFTVKVTRQVSDSPKLPNSLAQISHYSLSDTANPGKPVPIAISEGPMRMVLNGRPYAYNDILPSERIPLNTVQLLEIFHVHGGGHGGKVGGEHGGTEKPDSGSHKMGGMGMMGGMRHDGETGQNEGGHRRMGMMGMRHDGDSDEAGGHQMGGMGGGMMMSMAHPIHLHGQYFQILSRTIATNAGEDYATVKDGFIEGGWKDTVLVMPGERVKIIKPFQDFKGLFMYHCHNLEHEDMGMMRDFLVV